CCAAATCCGACCTTAATGTATCTAAACTCAACTTCAACAATGTTGAGCAAATGAAAAAATACACCCAAAGTTATACTGGTGGTTTAGCAGACTCATGTTGGGCTTATGTGGTTGGTACACCGTCTGAAGAAGTGAAAAACCTGATGGACGTAACCAAGGAAGCTATGTATGTAGGAATTGAGCAAGCAGTTGTCGGCAATCGTATCGGTGATATTGGTGCAGCCATTCAAGAATACGCTGAAAGTCGCGGTTACGGTGTCGTTCGTGATTTGGTTGGTCATGGTGTTGGTCCAACTATGCACGAAGAGCCAATGGTTCCTAACTACGGTATTGCAGGCCGTGGACTCCGTCTCCGTGAAGGAATGGTACTAACCATTGAACCCATGATTAATACTGGTGACTGGGAAATTGATACGGATATGAAGACTGGCTGGGCTCATAAAACCATCGATGGCGGCCTGTCTTGCCAATATGAACACCAGTTTGTGATTACCAAAGACGGTCCTGTTATCTTGACTAGTCAAGGTGAAGAAGGAACGTATTAAAATGAAAGGAGCTTAGCTCCTTTTTTTGTGTCAACTTTAGTCAAAACAAATAAGCGTAGCAGACTTCTTACAAATTTATTCTTTTGTAGTAAAATAGGATTAGAATTTTGAGAAAGTAGGTAATTCGTTGGAGTCGATTATATTTCTAGTATCCGTTTTTTTAGCAGGTATCCTGTCCTTCTTTTCACCCTGCATCTTTCCTTTGCTACCTGTCTATGCTGGTATTTTACTGGATGATCAGGGAAATTCGAAAAGCTTTCGCTTTTTTGGAAGAGACGTTGCATGGTCTGGTTTAATTCGAACCTTGTGCTTTATTGCTGGAATTTCCCTCATTTTCTTTATTTTAGGATTTGGAGCTGGATTCCTAGGGCACATGCTCTATGCAGACTGGTTTCGTTATGCTATGGGAATAGTCATTATTCTTTTAGGGCTTCACCAGATGGAAATCTTGCATTTCAATAAACTGGAAGTTCAAAAGACAGTAACCTTTAAACAATCAAAGTCGAATCACTATCTGTCAGCCTTTTTACTTGGGATAACCTTTAGTTTTGGTTGGACCCCTTGTATCGGACCAGTCTTAAGTTCAGTCTTGGCCCTAGCAGCTTCCGGTGGCAATGGTGCTTGGCAAGGAGCCGTGTTAACATTAGTATACACATTGGGAATGGCCCTTCCTTTCATTGTTTTGGCCTTGGCTTCGGGCTGGATTATGCCCTATTTTAGTAAATTAAAACCCCATATGATTCTACTAAAGAAAATCGGGGGAGCTTTGATTATTTTGATGGGATTGTTATTAATGCTAGGGCAGTTAAATGCCTTGTCAGGAATTCTTGGATAAAAGGAGAAAAAAATGAAAAAAGTTATTTTTGCTGGATTGAGCCTCATGTCTCTATTCTTGTTGATTGCTTGTGGTGAAAAAGAAACCAAACAGACAAGCAGTCCAAAACAACCAGCTGTACAACAAATCGCAGTCGGTAAGGATGCACCAGACTTTACCTTGCAGTCTATGGATGGCAAAGAAGTGAAGTTATCAGACTATAAAGGGAAAAAGGTCTATTTGAAATTCTGGGCTTCTTGGTGTGGACCATGTAAAAAAAGCATGCCTGAGTTGATGGAACTAGCTGCAAAACAAGATCGAGACTTTGAAATCTTGAGTGTCATTGCACCTGGTTTACAAGGTGAAAAAACAGTTCAAGACTTTCCAAAATGGTACCAAGAACAAGGCTACAAGGATATTCCAGTTCTATATGATACGCAAGCAACTACCTTCCAAGCCTACCAAATTCGTAGTATTCCAACGGAATACTTGATTGACAGTCAAGGTAAAATCGGAAAAATCCAATTTGGTGCTATTAGCAACGCTGATGCAGAAGCAGCATTTAAAGAAATGAAATAAAGAAAAAATCGCGATTG
This genomic stretch from Streptococcus sp. 1643 harbors:
- a CDS encoding methionyl aminopeptidase, with amino-acid sequence MITLKSVREIEAMDKAGDFLASIHIGLRDLIKPGMDMWEVEEYVRRRCKEENFLPLQIGVDGAVMDYPYATCCSLNDEVAHAFPRHYILKDGDLLKVDMVLGGPIAKSDLNVSKLNFNNVEQMKKYTQSYTGGLADSCWAYVVGTPSEEVKNLMDVTKEAMYVGIEQAVVGNRIGDIGAAIQEYAESRGYGVVRDLVGHGVGPTMHEEPMVPNYGIAGRGLRLREGMVLTIEPMINTGDWEIDTDMKTGWAHKTIDGGLSCQYEHQFVITKDGPVILTSQGEEGTY
- the ccdA2 gene encoding thiol-disulfide oxidoreductase-associated membrane protein CcdA2, producing the protein MESIIFLVSVFLAGILSFFSPCIFPLLPVYAGILLDDQGNSKSFRFFGRDVAWSGLIRTLCFIAGISLIFFILGFGAGFLGHMLYADWFRYAMGIVIILLGLHQMEILHFNKLEVQKTVTFKQSKSNHYLSAFLLGITFSFGWTPCIGPVLSSVLALAASGGNGAWQGAVLTLVYTLGMALPFIVLALASGWIMPYFSKLKPHMILLKKIGGALIILMGLLLMLGQLNALSGILG
- the sdbB gene encoding thiol-disulfide oxidoreductase-associated lipoprotein SdbB gives rise to the protein MKKVIFAGLSLMSLFLLIACGEKETKQTSSPKQPAVQQIAVGKDAPDFTLQSMDGKEVKLSDYKGKKVYLKFWASWCGPCKKSMPELMELAAKQDRDFEILSVIAPGLQGEKTVQDFPKWYQEQGYKDIPVLYDTQATTFQAYQIRSIPTEYLIDSQGKIGKIQFGAISNADAEAAFKEMK